In Propionimicrobium sp. PCR01-08-3, one DNA window encodes the following:
- a CDS encoding phosphoribosylaminoimidazolesuccinocarboxamide synthase: MSQYENLGLPLIHAGKVRELYALDDPGKLLMVATDNISAYDFVLEPAVPGKGIVLTQLSLWWFGQLADLIDNHLISTDVPAAVAGRAMITERLDMVPIEAVARGYLTGSGWIEYQDSGTVCGVQLPAGLHDGSRLAEPIFTPARKAELGEHDENISFEQMCAEIGDDLGAKLRDATLSIYRRAEQITRERGIILADTKLEFGLRADGTLVLADEVLTPDSSRFWDAREWEHGRLASFDKQYLRDWLAHDSDWDRSGSVPPPPLPPHIVEKTRERYLLAFQRLTGDELVLN; this comes from the coding sequence GTGAGTCAATACGAGAATCTCGGGCTGCCTCTCATCCATGCCGGAAAGGTGCGCGAACTCTACGCACTGGACGACCCCGGCAAGCTGCTGATGGTGGCGACGGACAACATCTCTGCCTACGACTTTGTACTCGAGCCCGCCGTCCCCGGCAAAGGCATCGTGCTCACCCAACTGTCGTTGTGGTGGTTCGGCCAACTCGCCGACCTGATCGACAACCATCTGATCTCCACCGATGTGCCGGCGGCCGTGGCCGGCCGCGCGATGATCACCGAGCGTCTCGACATGGTGCCGATCGAGGCGGTCGCCCGGGGCTATCTGACCGGTTCGGGGTGGATCGAATACCAGGATTCCGGCACCGTGTGCGGGGTTCAGCTGCCGGCCGGCCTGCACGACGGCTCTCGGCTGGCCGAGCCGATCTTCACCCCCGCCCGCAAGGCCGAACTCGGCGAACATGACGAGAACATCAGCTTCGAGCAGATGTGCGCCGAGATCGGCGACGATCTGGGCGCGAAGCTGCGCGACGCCACACTGAGCATCTACCGGCGTGCCGAGCAGATCACCCGCGAGCGCGGCATCATCCTGGCCGACACCAAGCTGGAGTTCGGGCTGCGCGCAGACGGCACCTTGGTGCTCGCCGACGAGGTTCTGACCCCCGACTCGTCACGTTTCTGGGACGCCCGGGAATGGGAACACGGCAGGCTCGCCAGCTTCGACAAGCAGTACCTGCGGGACTGGCTGGCACACGATTCGGATTGGGACCGCTCCGGGAGCGTCCCGCCACCACCGCTGCCCCCGCACATCGTCGAGAAAACCCGGGAACGTTATCTGCTGGCCTTCCAGCGGCTGACGGGTGACGAGCTCGTCCTGAATTAG
- the purL gene encoding phosphoribosylformylglycinamidine synthase subunit PurL — MVDTVQNARETPDTEQPWAALGLKEDEYRRIRELLGRRPTGAELAMYSVMWSEHCSYKSSKIHLKRFGALPQTTPRGALLAGIGDNAGAVDIGQGYAVTFKSESHNHPSFVEPYQGAATGVGGIVRDILAMGARPIAVMDGLRFGPLDAPDTARVLPGVVAGVGGYGNCLGLPNIGGEVYFDATYADNPLVNALCVGVMRHEDLKFAKATGVGNKVILYGASTGADGIGGASILASETFDDSKPSKRPAVQVGDPFMEKLLIECTLELFRAGVVAALQDFGAAGISCATSELASAGDGGMHCELDLVPLRDHTMSPEEILMSESQERMMAICEPDDVDRFMEICAKWDVQATVIGELIEGNELQIDWHGERIVDVDPRTVAHEGPTYDRPQARPDWIDQLNADHANNLPRATSGAELADQLLKLVASPNLCDRSWVTDQYDRFVRGNSALAQPDDAGMIRIDELTNLGIALATDANGRYCELNPYLGAQLALSEAYRNVAVAGAQPVAVTDCLNFGSPEDPEVMWQFVEAIKGLVDGCGKLGIPVTGGNVSFYNQTGGRNILPTPQVGILGVIDDVRQRVQGGFFNPGDAIVLLGETKEELGGSAWSETIHSHLGGLPPFPNLDAEQALAAVMIEAGRRGLLSGAHDLSEGGLAIALTESCLRRDLGASVQLPEGLDATATLFSETPARALISLPASKLEAFLALCAEHGVPTAQIGEVNRERVLEVDGLFTLSLDVIRQVWQAPIPAAMA, encoded by the coding sequence GTGGTCGACACCGTGCAGAATGCCCGCGAAACTCCGGATACCGAACAGCCCTGGGCCGCGCTCGGGCTCAAGGAAGACGAATACCGGCGCATCCGTGAGCTGCTGGGCCGCCGCCCGACCGGCGCCGAACTGGCGATGTACTCCGTGATGTGGTCGGAGCACTGCAGCTACAAGTCCTCGAAGATTCACCTCAAGCGCTTCGGCGCGCTGCCCCAGACCACCCCGCGGGGGGCACTGCTGGCCGGCATCGGTGACAACGCCGGCGCGGTCGACATCGGCCAGGGCTACGCCGTCACCTTCAAGTCCGAGTCACACAACCATCCCTCCTTCGTGGAGCCCTACCAGGGCGCCGCCACCGGCGTCGGGGGTATCGTCCGCGACATTTTGGCGATGGGCGCCCGGCCGATCGCGGTGATGGACGGATTGCGTTTCGGCCCGCTGGACGCCCCCGACACCGCCCGTGTGCTGCCCGGTGTGGTGGCCGGCGTGGGTGGCTATGGCAACTGCCTGGGCCTGCCCAATATCGGCGGCGAGGTTTACTTCGACGCCACCTATGCCGACAATCCCCTGGTCAACGCACTGTGCGTAGGCGTGATGCGGCACGAGGACCTGAAATTCGCGAAGGCGACCGGTGTCGGCAACAAGGTCATCCTCTACGGCGCGTCGACCGGCGCCGATGGCATCGGTGGAGCGTCCATCCTGGCGTCGGAGACCTTCGACGATTCCAAGCCCTCCAAGCGTCCCGCGGTGCAGGTGGGCGACCCGTTCATGGAGAAGCTGCTCATCGAATGCACCCTCGAACTGTTCCGGGCCGGCGTGGTCGCGGCCTTGCAGGACTTCGGCGCGGCCGGCATCTCGTGCGCCACCAGCGAGCTCGCCTCGGCCGGTGACGGCGGCATGCACTGCGAACTCGATCTGGTGCCGCTGCGTGATCACACGATGAGCCCCGAAGAGATCTTGATGAGCGAGTCGCAAGAACGCATGATGGCGATCTGTGAGCCGGACGATGTTGATCGGTTCATGGAGATCTGCGCCAAATGGGATGTGCAGGCGACGGTCATCGGCGAGCTGATCGAGGGCAACGAATTGCAGATCGACTGGCATGGCGAGCGCATCGTCGACGTCGATCCCCGCACGGTTGCCCACGAGGGGCCGACCTACGACCGCCCGCAGGCGCGTCCGGATTGGATCGACCAGCTGAACGCCGACCATGCCAACAACTTGCCGCGCGCCACCAGCGGCGCCGAACTCGCCGATCAGCTGCTGAAGTTGGTGGCCTCGCCGAATCTTTGCGATCGCAGCTGGGTGACCGATCAATACGATCGTTTCGTCCGGGGTAATTCGGCGCTCGCTCAGCCCGACGATGCGGGCATGATCCGCATCGATGAGCTCACCAACCTCGGCATCGCGCTGGCGACCGACGCCAACGGGCGCTACTGCGAGCTCAACCCCTACCTGGGGGCGCAACTCGCCTTGTCGGAGGCCTACCGCAATGTCGCAGTCGCGGGCGCGCAGCCCGTCGCGGTCACCGATTGCCTGAATTTCGGTTCCCCGGAAGATCCCGAAGTCATGTGGCAGTTCGTAGAGGCCATCAAGGGCCTGGTCGACGGGTGCGGCAAGCTCGGCATCCCGGTCACCGGCGGCAACGTGAGCTTCTATAACCAGACCGGCGGACGCAATATCTTGCCCACCCCGCAGGTGGGCATTCTCGGCGTCATCGACGATGTGCGTCAGCGCGTCCAGGGTGGCTTCTTCAACCCCGGCGACGCCATCGTGCTGCTCGGTGAGACTAAGGAAGAACTCGGCGGCTCGGCCTGGTCCGAGACCATCCACTCTCACCTCGGTGGTCTGCCGCCCTTCCCGAACCTGGACGCTGAACAGGCACTCGCCGCCGTCATGATCGAGGCGGGCCGGCGCGGGTTGCTGAGCGGTGCCCACGATCTGTCCGAAGGCGGTCTGGCGATCGCGCTCACCGAGTCCTGCCTGCGCCGCGACCTCGGGGCGAGCGTGCAATTGCCCGAAGGCTTGGACGCCACCGCAACGCTGTTCAGCGAGACTCCGGCCCGCGCGCTGATCTCACTGCCAGCCTCGAAGCTGGAGGCATTCCTCGCGTTGTGCGCCGAACATGGCGTGCCGACAGCACAGATCGGCGAGGTCAACCGTGAGCGTGTGCTTGAGGTCGATGGGCTGTTCACGCTGTCGCTGGACGTCATCAGGCAGGTTTGGCAGGCGCCCATCCCGGCGGCGATGGCCTGA
- the rpiB gene encoding ribose 5-phosphate isomerase B, which yields MKIGIGSDGSGFGLKGIIVDHLIASGHEVVDYGPGDGEEPEYSATYARKVAHAIRDGEVERGVLICGTGIGISISANKVRGIRAAVCSEPFTARHTRENNGSQIIAFGAFVVGPEVAKAIVDAFLGAEFKGLVDQEFNDRFAKIAAIEDEELALAEGN from the coding sequence ATGAAAATCGGAATTGGAAGTGACGGTTCAGGCTTCGGCCTGAAGGGAATCATCGTCGATCACCTGATTGCCTCGGGCCATGAGGTCGTCGACTACGGGCCCGGCGACGGCGAAGAGCCCGAGTACTCGGCAACTTATGCGCGCAAGGTCGCGCATGCCATCCGCGACGGCGAGGTCGAACGCGGCGTGCTGATCTGCGGCACCGGAATCGGCATTTCGATCTCCGCCAACAAGGTTCGCGGAATCCGCGCCGCGGTGTGCTCCGAGCCCTTCACGGCGCGTCACACCCGCGAGAACAATGGCTCACAGATCATCGCCTTCGGCGCGTTCGTCGTCGGTCCCGAAGTGGCCAAGGCCATCGTGGACGCCTTCCTGGGTGCCGAGTTCAAGGGGCTCGTCGACCAGGAGTTCAACGATCGTTTCGCGAAGATCGCCGCTATCGAGGACGAAGAGCTGGCACTGGCCGAGGGCAACTGA
- the purF gene encoding amidophosphoribosyltransferase, with product MTDDRPHEECGVFGVYAPGEAVSKLTYYGLYALQHRGQESAGIAVSNGKRIMVFKDMGLVSQVFNEATLNSLTGHLAIGHDRYSTTGASVWQNAQPTFRQIGSGGLALAHNGNLTNTDELEELLAGQEDVPHKDKMDSSNDTALITALMASYPADRSMEQIALDVLPKLAGAFCLTFMTETALYAARDRNGVRPLVLGRLENGWVVASETAALDIVGATFVREVEPGEFITIDSAGLRTCRFAQPNRKGCLFEYVYLARPDTRIAGRPVHPTRVEIGRQLAREYPVEADMVMPVPESGTPAALGYANESGIPFGMGLVKNSYVGRTFIQPSQSIRQLGIRLKLNPLREVITGKRLVVVDDSIVRGNTQRALIRMLREAGATEVHVRISSPPVEWPCFYGIDFATRAELIAPGLSTAEIAQAIEADSLGYVSLPGLQQAVGLDAGQLCSACFDGHYPLHIPSEAAATLGIDQEDA from the coding sequence ATGACTGACGATCGTCCACATGAAGAATGTGGAGTTTTCGGGGTCTACGCCCCGGGCGAGGCCGTCTCGAAGCTCACCTACTACGGGCTTTACGCCTTACAGCACCGTGGTCAAGAATCCGCCGGGATCGCTGTTTCCAACGGCAAACGGATCATGGTCTTCAAGGACATGGGTCTGGTCAGCCAGGTCTTCAACGAGGCCACGCTGAACTCATTGACCGGGCATCTGGCCATCGGGCACGACCGCTATTCGACCACCGGCGCGTCCGTGTGGCAGAACGCGCAGCCCACTTTCCGCCAGATCGGTTCGGGCGGGCTGGCGCTGGCACATAACGGCAACCTCACCAACACCGACGAGCTCGAGGAACTCCTGGCCGGGCAGGAGGACGTGCCGCACAAGGACAAGATGGACTCCTCGAACGACACGGCGTTGATCACGGCGCTGATGGCGAGCTATCCCGCCGATCGGTCCATGGAGCAGATCGCGCTGGATGTGCTGCCCAAGCTGGCCGGTGCATTCTGTCTTACGTTCATGACCGAGACCGCGTTGTATGCGGCCCGCGACCGCAACGGCGTTCGTCCGCTCGTTCTCGGACGCCTGGAGAACGGCTGGGTGGTCGCCTCCGAAACGGCTGCCCTCGACATCGTCGGCGCCACATTCGTCCGCGAGGTCGAGCCCGGAGAATTCATCACCATCGATTCGGCGGGGTTGCGTACCTGCCGCTTTGCGCAGCCGAACCGCAAGGGCTGCCTGTTCGAATACGTCTATTTGGCCCGCCCCGACACCAGAATCGCCGGACGCCCGGTGCATCCGACCAGAGTCGAGATCGGACGCCAGCTGGCCAGGGAATATCCGGTCGAGGCCGACATGGTGATGCCGGTGCCCGAATCAGGAACCCCGGCGGCGCTCGGTTACGCGAATGAATCGGGAATCCCGTTCGGTATGGGGCTGGTCAAGAACTCCTACGTGGGCCGCACATTCATTCAGCCGTCACAGTCCATCAGACAACTGGGCATCAGGCTGAAACTCAATCCGTTGCGCGAGGTCATCACAGGCAAGCGGCTGGTGGTGGTGGACGACTCGATCGTGCGGGGCAACACCCAGCGGGCGTTGATCCGGATGCTGAGGGAGGCCGGCGCCACCGAAGTTCACGTGCGGATCAGCAGCCCGCCCGTCGAGTGGCCATGCTTCTACGGTATCGATTTCGCCACCCGGGCCGAGTTGATCGCGCCCGGGCTGAGCACGGCAGAGATTGCCCAGGCCATCGAGGCCGACTCGTTGGGCTATGTCAGCTTGCCGGGATTACAACAGGCGGTCGGTCTGGACGCCGGGCAGCTGTGTTCGGCCTGCTTCGACGGCCACTACCCACTTCATATTCCCAGCGAGGCGGCGGCCACGCTGGGCATCGATCAGGAGGACGCGTGA
- a CDS encoding C-terminal binding protein: MRVTITDLDHDAWDIEQGVAEAEGVEFQILEDGGKDAGLDPRVKGSEGLLVQYADITPEVMDYLLPELKVIGRYGVGVDTIDLDAAEERGITVVNVPDYGTQSVADHAIALALAVARNLPKLDSLARRSTMDLATAAPIHQFCDQTFGVLGFGAIGHAVATKAKGLGFTVQVNDVLIPEGTTEADGFKVVSEDELLASSDIVSIHVPLTPDTSHMINDDKLAEMKDGAIIVNTARGGVVDTDALVRAVQSGKLRGAGLDVLETEPIPAGSPLLSLERVVLSPHAAYYSEESYYQLKRRTMQNVIDVLKGRECPNIVVPRKK, translated from the coding sequence ATGCGCGTAACGATCACCGATCTCGACCACGATGCGTGGGACATCGAGCAGGGTGTTGCCGAGGCCGAAGGCGTCGAGTTCCAGATTCTGGAAGACGGCGGTAAGGACGCCGGCCTTGATCCGCGAGTGAAGGGATCGGAAGGCCTGCTCGTCCAGTACGCGGACATCACCCCGGAGGTGATGGATTACCTGCTGCCCGAGCTGAAGGTCATCGGACGCTACGGTGTCGGCGTCGACACCATCGACCTGGACGCCGCCGAGGAGCGCGGCATCACCGTCGTCAATGTTCCTGACTACGGCACCCAGTCGGTGGCCGATCACGCGATCGCTCTTGCGCTGGCCGTGGCGCGCAACCTGCCGAAGCTCGATTCACTCGCCCGCCGCTCCACCATGGACCTGGCAACGGCAGCACCGATTCATCAGTTCTGCGATCAGACCTTCGGCGTGCTCGGTTTTGGCGCGATCGGCCACGCCGTTGCGACCAAGGCCAAGGGCTTGGGCTTCACCGTGCAGGTCAACGACGTGCTGATTCCTGAGGGCACCACCGAGGCCGACGGCTTCAAGGTCGTCAGCGAAGACGAGTTGCTCGCGAGCAGCGACATCGTCAGCATTCACGTGCCGCTCACCCCCGACACCAGCCACATGATCAACGATGACAAGCTCGCCGAGATGAAGGACGGCGCGATCATCGTGAACACCGCGCGCGGCGGCGTCGTCGACACCGATGCGCTGGTGCGCGCGGTGCAGTCGGGCAAGCTTCGCGGCGCCGGGCTCGATGTGCTGGAGACCGAGCCGATCCCGGCTGGCAGCCCGCTGCTGAGCCTCGAGCGCGTGGTGCTTTCTCCACATGCCGCCTATTACTCGGAGGAGTCCTACTACCAGTTGAAGCGGCGCACCATGCAGAACGTCATCGACGTCTTGAAGGGCCGCGAGTGCCCGAACATCGTGGTGCCGCGTAAGAAGTAA
- a CDS encoding BadF/BadG/BcrA/BcrD ATPase family protein, with product MSAVLSVDAGQTRCRLVAGVAEVFETDAVITDYPVLPQLADRIRVGIAAFGAVDGVAIGSTGLPDDATAAELLKLLADDGISQVWLAHDSITNYLAALGARQGVMVAAGTGVVTLAVGPRRTARVDGWGYLIGDAGSGYWIGRAGLEAVMRAFDGRGPETRLTGVVTTDFPDLPALYLSLQNDEAKVARIASYAQPVADLAATDEVCAEICRAAGNQLAHSANSALRRAELGAVPDPPVGLNGRIFGSAIIREEFCSRVLDEHPDAEFVDCHTSSLAGVELLAGLAPVSPLAKLVDSAAA from the coding sequence ATGAGCGCAGTGTTGAGCGTTGACGCGGGGCAGACTCGTTGCCGCCTGGTGGCAGGCGTTGCCGAGGTCTTCGAGACCGACGCCGTGATCACCGACTACCCCGTTTTGCCTCAGCTGGCCGACCGGATTCGGGTGGGCATCGCTGCGTTCGGTGCTGTTGATGGCGTCGCGATCGGCTCGACCGGGCTACCGGACGACGCCACCGCGGCAGAGTTGCTGAAGCTGCTCGCCGACGACGGCATCTCGCAGGTCTGGCTTGCCCATGACTCGATCACGAATTATCTCGCCGCGCTCGGCGCTCGGCAGGGCGTGATGGTCGCGGCCGGAACCGGCGTGGTCACGCTGGCCGTCGGGCCAAGGCGGACGGCGCGCGTCGATGGCTGGGGCTATCTGATCGGTGACGCCGGATCCGGATACTGGATCGGCCGGGCAGGGCTCGAAGCGGTGATGCGTGCCTTCGATGGACGCGGGCCCGAAACCCGGTTGACAGGGGTCGTGACGACCGACTTCCCGGATCTTCCGGCGCTCTACCTCAGCCTCCAGAACGACGAGGCGAAAGTCGCCCGCATCGCGTCCTATGCCCAGCCCGTCGCCGATCTCGCCGCAACCGATGAGGTGTGCGCCGAGATCTGCCGGGCGGCCGGCAATCAACTCGCCCATTCGGCCAACTCGGCGCTGCGCCGGGCCGAGCTCGGAGCCGTACCCGATCCGCCGGTCGGGCTCAACGGGCGGATCTTCGGTTCCGCGATCATCAGGGAAGAGTTCTGCTCACGCGTCCTGGACGAACACCCGGACGCCGAATTCGTCGACTGCCACACCAGCAGCCTCGCCGGTGTGGAGCTGCTCGCCGGGCTCGCCCCGGTTTCTCCATTGGCAAAGTTGGTCGACTCGGCAGCCGCCTGA
- a CDS encoding M20/M25/M40 family metallo-hydrolase: MVDVAALRERTEAVLPSVTDDLIKLVAIPSISAQPEHADDVMAAANAIVSHLKALDCDRVKIVQAGGQPAVIAHFDVDPGKPTVCLYAHMDVQPTGDLAHWSSEPFKADRRGDRLFGRGTADDKAGVAAHLAALRAFGGKPPVNVTVLIEGEEEMGSPTLGRILAENADELKADLYVVADCGNWGIGEPAFTTSLRGVVDCTVELRTLSHAIHSGEFGGVVPDALTTLCRLLATLHDADGNVAVEGLVSSEDTDVEQTPESVRQDSAVLDSVQLIGSGPVASRTWLKPAISVIGLDTTPIATSSNTLIPSASARISVRIAPGDTGANALACLRKHLEENVDWGAQLVFTDGEAAEPTRTRLDPEVIDKANWAWHEAFGIDPMQIGTGGSIGMIAEFQEMFPQASVLATAVSDPDCRMHGIDESLYLPDWEAVCLAEALLLAALGE, translated from the coding sequence ATGGTTGATGTTGCTGCTCTGCGCGAACGCACCGAGGCCGTGCTGCCGTCGGTGACCGACGATCTGATCAAGCTGGTCGCCATTCCGTCGATCAGCGCCCAGCCCGAGCACGCCGACGATGTGATGGCGGCCGCGAATGCGATCGTCTCGCATCTCAAGGCGCTCGATTGCGATCGGGTGAAGATCGTCCAGGCGGGTGGGCAGCCCGCAGTGATCGCGCATTTCGATGTCGACCCCGGCAAACCGACCGTGTGCCTGTACGCGCACATGGACGTGCAGCCGACCGGTGACCTGGCGCACTGGTCGTCCGAGCCATTCAAGGCTGACAGGCGCGGCGATCGTCTGTTTGGACGCGGCACCGCCGACGACAAGGCCGGCGTGGCCGCTCACCTCGCGGCGTTGCGTGCCTTCGGCGGCAAGCCTCCGGTGAACGTGACGGTGCTCATCGAGGGCGAGGAAGAGATGGGTTCCCCGACTCTCGGACGCATCCTCGCCGAGAACGCCGACGAGCTCAAAGCCGACCTCTATGTGGTCGCCGACTGCGGAAACTGGGGGATCGGCGAACCGGCGTTCACCACCAGCCTGCGCGGCGTCGTCGACTGCACGGTCGAGCTGCGCACCCTCAGCCATGCAATTCACTCCGGCGAGTTCGGTGGCGTCGTCCCCGATGCGCTGACCACGCTGTGCCGGCTGCTGGCCACCTTGCATGACGCCGACGGCAATGTCGCGGTCGAAGGCCTGGTGAGCAGTGAGGATACCGACGTCGAGCAGACCCCGGAATCGGTTCGTCAAGACTCCGCCGTGCTCGACAGCGTGCAGCTCATCGGCAGCGGGCCGGTCGCGTCCCGTACCTGGCTGAAGCCGGCCATCTCGGTCATCGGGCTCGACACCACCCCCATCGCGACCTCGTCCAATACGCTGATCCCTTCGGCGAGCGCCCGCATCTCGGTGCGCATCGCCCCGGGCGACACCGGCGCGAACGCTCTCGCGTGCCTTCGCAAGCATCTCGAAGAGAACGTCGACTGGGGTGCTCAGCTGGTCTTCACCGATGGCGAGGCTGCCGAGCCGACCCGCACCAGGCTCGACCCCGAGGTGATCGACAAGGCGAACTGGGCATGGCATGAGGCCTTCGGTATCGATCCGATGCAGATCGGCACGGGCGGATCGATCGGCATGATCGCCGAGTTCCAGGAGATGTTCCCGCAGGCGAGTGTGCTGGCTACGGCTGTCAGCGATCCGGACTGCCGGATGCACGGTATCGACGAGTCGCTCTACCTGCCCGATTGGGAAGCGGTCTGCCTGGCCGAGGCGTTGCTGCTTGCGGCGCTGGGCGAGTGA
- the pdxH gene encoding pyridoxamine 5'-phosphate oxidase, protein MGKRLADQRKSYEQGQLDEADTTSEPLALFLRWLDQAEKAKNVTEPNAMTLATVGADGRPSTRVVLIKDVDERGLVWYTNYNSRKAQELAGNPYAALQFHWVELERVVRVEGRVEKVSAEESDAYFAVRPLDSRIGAWASPQSQVIANRGVLVANVAKLTTRFGLNPPRPDHWGGYRLVPDSWEFWQGRKSRLHDRIRYRLDAGIWVRERLAP, encoded by the coding sequence ATGGGTAAGCGGCTGGCGGATCAACGCAAGAGTTACGAACAGGGCCAACTGGACGAGGCCGACACGACCTCGGAACCGTTGGCCTTGTTTCTGCGCTGGCTCGACCAGGCAGAGAAGGCCAAGAACGTGACCGAGCCCAATGCGATGACCCTGGCGACAGTCGGTGCCGATGGCAGGCCTTCGACCCGCGTGGTGTTGATCAAAGACGTGGACGAACGCGGCCTGGTCTGGTACACGAATTACAACTCCCGCAAGGCTCAGGAGTTGGCTGGCAATCCTTATGCCGCCCTGCAATTTCACTGGGTCGAACTGGAGCGGGTCGTGCGCGTCGAGGGCCGGGTCGAGAAGGTCAGTGCCGAGGAGTCGGACGCCTACTTCGCCGTCCGGCCCCTGGATTCCAGAATCGGCGCCTGGGCGTCCCCGCAGTCACAGGTGATCGCCAACCGGGGCGTCCTGGTCGCCAATGTTGCCAAGCTGACCACTCGATTCGGTCTCAATCCGCCCAGGCCCGATCATTGGGGCGGCTACCGGCTGGTGCCCGACAGCTGGGAGTTCTGGCAGGGACGCAAATCCCGGCTGCATGACCGCATCCGCTACCGGCTCGATGCCGGCATATGGGTTCGGGAGCGCCTGGCGCCGTAA
- the purQ gene encoding phosphoribosylformylglycinamidine synthase subunit PurQ codes for MSRIGVVTFPGSLDDHDALRAVRLAGAEPVPLWHASDSLSDVDAVILPGGFSYGDYLRCGAIARFAPIMDEVVSAANAGMPVLGICNGFQVLCESHLLPGAMIRNEQRKFVCKQQKLRVETVDTVWTCDFSVGQQITIVLKNGEGNYQATPETLRKLEENNQVVFRYLGNPNGSHNDIAGITNERGNVVGLMPHPEHSVEALTSETRDGLTFFSSVQHFLALAS; via the coding sequence GTGAGCCGCATCGGCGTCGTCACCTTTCCCGGCTCCCTGGACGATCATGACGCTCTGCGCGCCGTCCGGCTGGCCGGTGCCGAGCCGGTGCCGCTGTGGCACGCGTCCGATTCATTGAGCGATGTGGACGCGGTGATCCTGCCCGGCGGCTTCAGCTACGGCGACTATCTGCGCTGCGGCGCCATCGCCCGTTTCGCACCGATCATGGACGAGGTGGTGAGCGCCGCCAACGCGGGGATGCCCGTACTCGGTATCTGCAACGGATTCCAGGTGCTGTGCGAATCGCATCTGCTGCCCGGCGCGATGATCCGCAACGAGCAGCGCAAATTCGTCTGCAAGCAGCAGAAGCTGCGGGTGGAGACCGTCGACACGGTGTGGACCTGCGATTTCTCGGTAGGGCAGCAGATCACCATCGTTCTCAAGAACGGTGAGGGCAACTACCAGGCGACCCCCGAAACCCTGCGCAAGCTGGAGGAAAACAACCAGGTGGTGTTCCGCTATCTCGGCAATCCGAACGGGTCGCACAACGACATCGCCGGCATCACCAACGAGCGCGGCAACGTGGTGGGTTTGATGCCGCACCCCGAGCACAGCGTCGAGGCGCTGACCAGCGAAACCCGTGACGGCCTGACGTTCTTCAGCTCGGTGCAGCACTTCTTGGCGCTGGCTTCGTAA
- a CDS encoding cytochrome b5-like heme/steroid binding domain-containing protein translates to MNIFDTIDGLPVHALIVHATVILLPLSALALLAVIFVRRWRRSYAWLAVAGTVIGTGAAGISVLSGRQLATHVGTPDRHAQLGTLLTIVAVVLSLVALGWWLLQRRTTADTDSLAIRLLGWLTAVLAGAALTLTVLVGHSGAQAAWGGRISAAESTSTSDASTPASSESSSAPADDSTVASEITLDEVAQHTSVESCWAAIDGNVYDLTSWIDQHPGGRDRIIALCGTDATEAFSAQHSSNEQANNQLAELQIGQLA, encoded by the coding sequence ATGAACATCTTTGACACTATCGACGGCCTACCCGTGCATGCATTGATTGTGCATGCCACAGTGATCCTGTTACCACTATCGGCCCTCGCTCTGCTCGCAGTGATTTTCGTCCGGCGCTGGCGACGGTCCTATGCTTGGCTCGCCGTCGCAGGAACCGTGATCGGAACCGGAGCAGCAGGGATATCCGTACTATCCGGACGCCAATTGGCCACACACGTCGGCACTCCCGACCGCCATGCCCAGCTGGGCACCCTATTGACCATCGTCGCGGTCGTGCTCAGCCTGGTCGCGCTCGGTTGGTGGCTATTACAGCGACGAACGACCGCCGATACCGATTCCCTCGCGATCCGTCTGCTCGGTTGGCTGACCGCGGTGTTGGCCGGCGCGGCACTAACGCTCACCGTGCTGGTCGGCCACAGCGGTGCTCAAGCCGCCTGGGGTGGACGCATCAGCGCTGCGGAGTCAACCAGTACCTCGGATGCCTCCACACCAGCCAGTTCCGAATCATCGAGCGCACCGGCGGACGACTCAACCGTCGCTTCAGAGATCACCCTGGATGAGGTTGCCCAGCACACCTCGGTGGAATCTTGCTGGGCAGCGATAGACGGCAACGTTTACGATCTGACTAGCTGGATCGATCAGCATCCTGGCGGCCGCGACCGCATCATCGCGCTGTGTGGTACCGACGCCACCGAGGCCTTCAGTGCTCAGCACAGCAGCAACGAGCAGGCGAATAACCAGTTGGCCGAACTGCAGATCGGCCAACTGGCCTGA
- the purS gene encoding phosphoribosylformylglycinamidine synthase subunit PurS: MTRVVVDVMPKPEILDPQGKAVTGSLQRLGYQGLTVRQGKRFEITVDGELTDERLDQIRDAAEKLLANTVIESFDVRVEES; encoded by the coding sequence ATGACACGAGTAGTCGTCGATGTGATGCCCAAGCCCGAGATCTTGGATCCGCAGGGCAAAGCGGTCACCGGATCGCTGCAGCGCCTCGGCTATCAGGGCCTGACGGTGCGTCAGGGCAAACGTTTCGAGATCACCGTCGACGGTGAGTTGACCGATGAGCGGCTCGACCAGATTCGTGATGCGGCCGAAAAACTGCTCGCCAATACGGTCATCGAGAGCTTCGACGTGCGGGTGGAAGAGTCGTGA